In one window of Comamonas testosteroni DNA:
- a CDS encoding sigma-54-dependent transcriptional regulator, protein MVDDEPDLRTLYELTLLREGYRVETAGSVQEGMAQLQGRNFDVLITDMRLPDGIGMELLQLLREQSRSERCIVMTAYGSAENAVEALRAGAFDYLTKPVDLRQFRQVVASAVQGIGAVPKPGNPPTSGTGAGAKPGALEALVGQSQAMQLVKQRIVKVAKGMAPVLIQGESGTGKELVARALHGCSQRADGPMVAVNCGAIPENLLEAEFFGARKGSYTGATQDRPGYFQAAQGGTLFLDEIGDLPLAMQAKLLRAIQERKIRPLGSTQEEAVDVRIVSATHRDLGAQVQAGNFRQDLFYRLNVIEIELPALRERREDLGQLCQALLQKLARESGLPTPELDNISISQIARLPLAGNVRELENVLHRAIALGEEGPLRLPESGVPTEDAGAAAAAFSDAGASSAPQPQARHADSPATLPEDLQGWLDQQERSILVRALQDNGFNRTATAARLGISLRQIRYRIDRLGIDLPAEGSKHQSDNV, encoded by the coding sequence GTGGTCGATGATGAACCGGATCTGCGCACGCTCTACGAGCTGACCCTGCTGCGGGAAGGCTACCGCGTGGAAACTGCGGGCTCGGTCCAGGAAGGCATGGCTCAGTTGCAAGGCCGCAACTTCGATGTCTTGATTACCGATATGCGCCTGCCCGACGGGATCGGCATGGAGCTGCTGCAGCTGCTGCGCGAGCAGTCACGCAGCGAGCGCTGCATCGTCATGACGGCCTACGGCTCTGCCGAAAACGCCGTCGAGGCCCTGCGCGCGGGCGCGTTCGACTATCTGACCAAGCCCGTGGACCTGCGCCAGTTCCGCCAGGTCGTGGCATCGGCCGTGCAAGGCATTGGCGCTGTGCCCAAGCCCGGCAACCCGCCAACCAGCGGCACAGGGGCGGGAGCGAAACCTGGCGCACTGGAGGCTCTGGTTGGCCAGTCTCAGGCCATGCAACTGGTCAAACAGCGCATTGTCAAGGTCGCCAAAGGCATGGCTCCCGTGCTGATTCAGGGTGAATCGGGCACGGGCAAGGAACTGGTGGCACGCGCCCTGCACGGCTGCAGCCAGCGGGCCGACGGTCCCATGGTCGCGGTCAACTGCGGTGCCATCCCGGAAAACCTGCTCGAAGCCGAGTTCTTCGGCGCGCGCAAGGGCTCCTACACCGGTGCCACGCAGGACAGGCCCGGCTACTTCCAGGCCGCACAGGGCGGCACCTTGTTTCTCGATGAAATCGGAGACCTGCCCCTGGCCATGCAGGCCAAGCTGCTGCGCGCCATTCAGGAGCGCAAGATTCGTCCGCTGGGCAGCACCCAGGAAGAAGCCGTCGATGTGCGCATCGTCAGCGCCACCCACCGCGATCTGGGAGCGCAAGTGCAGGCAGGCAATTTCCGCCAGGACCTGTTCTACCGTCTCAATGTCATCGAAATCGAGCTGCCCGCGCTGCGCGAGCGCCGTGAAGACCTGGGCCAGCTATGCCAGGCTTTGCTGCAAAAGCTGGCCCGCGAGTCCGGACTGCCCACGCCGGAGCTGGACAACATCAGCATCAGCCAGATCGCCAGGCTTCCGCTGGCAGGCAATGTGCGCGAGCTGGAGAACGTGCTGCACCGCGCCATTGCACTGGGCGAGGAAGGCCCGCTGCGTCTGCCCGAATCCGGCGTGCCGACCGAGGACGCTGGTGCGGCGGCAGCCGCCTTCTCGGACGCTGGGGCATCGAGTGCGCCGCAGCCGCAAGCTCGGCACGCAGACAGTCCGGCCACGCTGCCCGAAGATCTGCAAGGCTGGCTTGATCAGCAGGAGCGCAGCATTTTGGTCAGAGCCCTTCAGGACAACGGCTTCAACCGCACAGCCACGGCGGCCAGACTTGGCATCAGCCTGCGCCAGATTCGCTACCGCATCGACCGTCTGGGCATAGACCTGCCGGCCGAAGGCAGCAAACACCAGAGCGACAATGTCTGA
- a CDS encoding sensor histidine kinase translates to MVNSASPWQHTAIPLDEAISRRADASLNAPFVRLWQAFLSGRVLLALALVLLQTLNLQLQSISSPLAWLICFSYLTLTIVLRLAAGRHLPAPRAALQWLPVIGVDIAAILLLQIFQVSSLNYTALLAIPVLISSALGGLMLAFGTTACITLLTLAYTFWQYHGGLNDDAQSYYQTAFSCAGYFCVAYLTHELAKRVRRERSQALFNRLRTQTQEQVNSLVINHFSDGVLVVDSSLQVLQANPAALQLLGLPIDHPQPFSLQAHSWWEPLAHSTQASFAHARPLSATIHLQAHERHGATGMHVRTRITEVSAPYLDEGPQAQASHSLCVMFLHDLREMEAQLRTEKLASMGRMSAAVAHEIRNPLAAITQANALLAEDLASQPGPQQLCRIVGQNADRLARIAEEILNLARVQQGAETHQGQSLPLDTLLAQISHEWRIQAAPPRQLLLRLNATARHILFDEEHLRRVLINLLDNAQRHRSHAGNEAGLQLISGYGPLNGQIQGLAPQDDTCWFMVWSDGAPLESSVERHLFEPFFSSQSRSSGLGLYICRELCQRYDASISYQRLARNTPQGDVNGNAFIVTLRSGPSSLASHSLFDSIMV, encoded by the coding sequence ATGGTGAACTCCGCCTCGCCCTGGCAGCACACCGCCATCCCACTCGATGAAGCCATCAGCCGGCGCGCGGACGCCAGCCTCAATGCCCCGTTTGTGCGTCTGTGGCAGGCCTTCCTCAGCGGCCGCGTGCTGCTGGCGCTGGCGCTGGTCCTGCTGCAGACGCTGAATCTGCAGCTGCAGAGCATCAGCTCCCCCCTGGCCTGGCTGATCTGCTTCAGCTATCTGACGCTGACCATCGTGCTGCGCCTGGCTGCCGGACGCCACTTGCCAGCGCCTCGCGCAGCCCTGCAATGGCTGCCCGTGATCGGCGTCGACATTGCAGCGATCCTTTTGCTGCAGATCTTTCAGGTCAGCTCGCTCAACTACACCGCGCTGCTGGCCATTCCCGTCCTGATCTCCTCGGCGCTGGGCGGACTGATGCTGGCCTTTGGCACCACGGCCTGCATCACGCTGCTGACGCTGGCCTACACCTTCTGGCAATACCACGGCGGGCTCAACGACGACGCCCAGTCTTACTACCAGACGGCTTTTTCCTGCGCCGGCTATTTCTGCGTGGCCTATCTCACGCACGAGCTGGCCAAGCGTGTCCGACGCGAGCGTTCCCAGGCCCTGTTCAACCGCCTGCGCACCCAGACCCAGGAGCAGGTCAACAGCCTGGTGATCAACCACTTCTCAGACGGCGTGCTGGTGGTCGACTCAAGCTTGCAGGTGCTGCAGGCCAACCCGGCCGCATTGCAGCTGCTGGGCCTGCCCATAGATCATCCCCAGCCTTTTTCCCTGCAGGCCCATAGCTGGTGGGAGCCACTGGCGCATTCCACACAAGCGAGCTTTGCCCATGCCCGCCCGCTGTCCGCGACGATTCACCTGCAGGCCCATGAACGACACGGTGCCACCGGCATGCATGTGCGCACACGCATCACCGAGGTTTCGGCGCCCTATCTGGACGAGGGTCCGCAGGCGCAAGCCAGCCACTCGCTTTGCGTCATGTTTCTTCACGACCTGCGCGAGATGGAAGCGCAGCTGCGCACCGAAAAGCTGGCCTCCATGGGCCGCATGTCGGCTGCCGTAGCGCATGAAATACGCAACCCGCTCGCTGCCATCACCCAGGCCAATGCGCTGCTGGCCGAAGACCTGGCGAGCCAGCCCGGTCCGCAACAGCTATGCCGCATCGTGGGGCAGAACGCCGACCGTCTGGCCCGCATCGCCGAAGAAATCCTCAACCTGGCACGCGTGCAGCAGGGCGCAGAAACCCATCAGGGCCAGTCGCTGCCGCTGGACACCCTGCTGGCCCAGATCAGCCATGAATGGCGCATACAGGCCGCCCCGCCGCGCCAGCTTCTGCTGCGGCTCAATGCAACGGCCCGCCATATCCTGTTCGATGAAGAGCACCTGCGCCGCGTGCTGATCAACTTGCTGGACAATGCCCAGCGCCACCGCAGCCATGCCGGCAATGAAGCGGGCCTGCAGCTGATCAGCGGCTACGGGCCCTTGAACGGTCAGATCCAGGGTCTCGCACCGCAGGACGACACCTGCTGGTTCATGGTCTGGAGTGATGGAGCACCGCTGGAGTCCAGCGTCGAACGCCATCTGTTCGAGCCGTTCTTCTCCTCTCAAAGCCGCTCCAGCGGCCTCGGACTCTATATATGCCGCGAGCTGTGCCAGCGCTACGATGCCTCCATCAGCTATCAACGCCTGGCTCGCAACACACCGCAAGGCGATGTGAACGGCAACGCCTTTATCGTGACTCTGCGCAGCGGCCCTTCATCCCTCGCAAGCCACTCCCTGTTTGACTCGATCATGGTGTAA
- a CDS encoding PP0621 family protein: protein MKYLLVLLVVVVAVGIWRGKRRAEVAEQTRPASPPKRLQSMVACAHCGLHLPQADAVSDASGKIFCSAEHRRLAQQDTERH from the coding sequence ATGAAGTATTTGCTGGTCCTGCTGGTCGTGGTGGTGGCTGTCGGCATCTGGCGCGGCAAACGTCGCGCTGAAGTGGCCGAGCAGACCAGGCCTGCCAGCCCTCCCAAGCGCCTACAGTCCATGGTAGCCTGCGCTCACTGCGGCCTTCACCTGCCGCAGGCTGATGCCGTGAGCGACGCCTCTGGCAAGATCTTCTGCAGTGCAGAACACCGCCGCCTGGCCCAGCAAGACACTGAGCGCCACTGA
- a CDS encoding cytochrome C assembly family protein codes for MLSQPLTAAGPIGWILAMAAAIAYAIPALATQHLQEAGARRCLRLAWALHALLLGWGLLGELPHFGFAPALSITAWLVLTVYVVEQQLYPQLRSRWPLSILGSVAVLLAVVFPGTPLHVNASPWLPLHLALGIASYGLFAAAVVHGALMSHAERQMRQGGDHDSGLPLLTLERLTFRFVGAGFVLLTATLAAGWLFGEQLYGKAWVWNHKSIFSLLSWLAFAVLLFGRKRFGWRGQSAVRVLYIGAIFLLLAYVGSRFVIEVLLERAA; via the coding sequence ATGCTCTCCCAACCGCTCACTGCAGCTGGCCCCATTGGCTGGATCCTGGCCATGGCAGCGGCCATTGCCTACGCCATTCCTGCACTTGCCACCCAGCACCTGCAAGAAGCTGGTGCCCGTCGCTGCCTGCGCCTGGCCTGGGCACTGCATGCCCTGCTGCTGGGCTGGGGTTTGCTTGGCGAGCTGCCGCACTTCGGCTTTGCTCCCGCCCTGTCGATCACTGCCTGGCTGGTGCTGACCGTCTATGTGGTGGAGCAGCAGCTCTACCCGCAGCTGCGCTCGCGCTGGCCGCTGTCCATCCTGGGAAGCGTGGCCGTGCTTCTGGCGGTGGTGTTCCCCGGCACTCCGCTGCACGTCAACGCCTCGCCCTGGCTGCCGCTGCATCTGGCTCTGGGTATTGCCTCCTACGGCCTGTTTGCCGCAGCCGTCGTTCATGGCGCGCTGATGAGCCATGCCGAGCGGCAGATGCGCCAGGGCGGCGACCATGACAGCGGACTGCCGCTGCTGACGCTGGAGCGGCTGACCTTCCGTTTTGTCGGAGCGGGCTTTGTGCTGCTGACCGCCACACTGGCCGCAGGCTGGCTGTTTGGCGAGCAGCTCTATGGCAAGGCATGGGTGTGGAATCACAAATCCATTTTCTCCCTGCTGTCCTGGCTGGCATTTGCCGTGCTGCTGTTCGGCCGCAAGCGATTCGGCTGGCGCGGCCAAAGCGCCGTGCGTGTTCTTTATATCGGCGCCATCTTCTTGCTGCTGGCCTATGTCGGCTCGCGCTTTGTGATTGAAGTGCTGCTGGAGCGCGCAGCATGA
- the ffh gene encoding signal recognition particle protein: MASALTDKLSRLVKEMRGQARITESNVQDMLREVRMALLEADVALPVVRDFIARVKEKALGQEVISSLQPGQVLVSIVNKELAATMGEGVADINLNAQPPAVILMAGLQGAGKTTTTAKLAKHLIEKRKKKVLTVSGDVYRPAAIEQLKTVTAQAGAEWFPSTPDQKPHDIAVAAIDYAKRHFFDVLLVDTAGRLAIDELLMAEIKDLHATLKPVETLFVVDAMQGQDAVNTAKAFKEALPLTGIVLTKLDGDSRGGAALSVRQITGAPIKFAGVSEKIDGLEVFDADRHAQRVLGMGDIVALVEQVTKGVDMEAAQKMAEKLKSGDGFDLNDFLAQLQQMKQMGGLSNLMDKLPAELAGKAGQVDMDKAEREIKRKEGIICSMTLKERKKPEIIKATRKKRIADGAGVQVQEVNRLLKEFEQMQTMMKKFKGGGLMKMMKKMGGMKGMKGMMGGGGMPKLPF, from the coding sequence ATGGCCTCCGCACTCACCGATAAACTCTCGCGCCTTGTCAAAGAGATGCGCGGCCAGGCCCGCATCACCGAGTCCAATGTGCAGGACATGCTGCGCGAAGTGCGCATGGCCTTGCTGGAGGCCGACGTGGCTCTGCCCGTGGTGCGCGACTTCATTGCCCGCGTCAAGGAAAAGGCGCTGGGCCAGGAAGTCATCAGCTCGTTGCAGCCCGGCCAGGTGCTGGTGTCCATCGTCAACAAGGAGTTGGCGGCGACCATGGGCGAGGGCGTGGCCGACATCAATCTCAATGCCCAGCCTCCCGCCGTCATTTTGATGGCCGGTCTGCAAGGCGCCGGCAAGACCACCACCACGGCCAAGCTGGCCAAGCATCTGATCGAAAAGCGCAAGAAAAAGGTGCTCACGGTCTCGGGTGACGTGTATCGCCCTGCGGCCATCGAGCAGCTCAAGACCGTGACGGCCCAGGCTGGCGCCGAGTGGTTTCCCTCCACTCCCGACCAGAAGCCCCACGATATCGCCGTGGCCGCGATTGATTACGCCAAAAGGCATTTCTTCGATGTGCTGCTGGTGGATACGGCCGGCCGTCTGGCCATCGACGAGCTGCTGATGGCCGAAATCAAGGATTTGCACGCCACGCTCAAGCCCGTCGAAACCCTGTTCGTGGTCGATGCCATGCAGGGCCAGGATGCGGTCAACACCGCCAAGGCCTTCAAGGAAGCGCTGCCGCTGACAGGTATCGTTCTGACCAAGCTCGACGGCGATTCGCGCGGCGGTGCGGCGCTGTCGGTGCGCCAGATCACGGGCGCTCCCATCAAGTTTGCCGGTGTCTCGGAAAAGATCGACGGACTGGAAGTCTTCGATGCCGACCGCCACGCACAGCGCGTGCTGGGCATGGGCGACATCGTGGCCCTGGTCGAGCAGGTCACCAAGGGCGTGGACATGGAAGCCGCGCAGAAGATGGCCGAGAAGCTCAAGAGCGGCGACGGCTTCGACCTCAACGACTTTCTGGCCCAGCTGCAGCAGATGAAGCAGATGGGCGGTCTCTCGAACCTGATGGACAAGCTGCCCGCCGAGCTGGCCGGCAAGGCCGGTCAGGTCGATATGGACAAGGCCGAGCGCGAGATCAAGCGCAAGGAAGGCATCATCTGCTCCATGACGCTCAAGGAGCGCAAAAAGCCTGAAATCATCAAGGCCACGCGCAAGAAGCGCATTGCCGACGGTGCCGGCGTCCAGGTGCAGGAAGTCAACCGCCTGCTCAAGGAGTTCGAGCAGATGCAGACCATGATGAAGAAGTTCAAGGGCGGCGGCCTGATGAAGATGATGAAGAAGATGGGCGGCATGAAGGGGATGAAGGGCATGATGGGCGGCGGCGGCATGCCCAAGCTGCCGTTCTGA
- a CDS encoding C40 family peptidase, whose amino-acid sequence MKLQDRTFVEAGQRQPLPQCLERRSALMLAGSLLAVLAGCSTTKDKPRPAAQGGSSVRPANALSLDAELRESLLARTMLVVNTPYTYGGNSPEGGFDCSGLIQWAVGGITETRLPRTTSQWAQASNPVGGRDLMRGDFVFFNTLGGRYSHMGIFVGNGQFVHAPSSGGTVQRVRMDNVYFAKRFTEARSIFA is encoded by the coding sequence ATGAAGCTACAAGACAGGACTTTCGTGGAGGCGGGTCAGCGGCAACCTCTGCCTCAATGTCTGGAGCGCCGCAGCGCGCTGATGCTTGCGGGCTCGCTGCTGGCAGTGCTGGCAGGGTGCTCCACCACCAAAGACAAGCCCCGGCCTGCTGCGCAAGGCGGGTCCTCCGTGCGTCCGGCCAATGCCCTGAGCCTGGATGCAGAGCTGCGCGAGTCACTGCTGGCGCGCACCATGCTGGTGGTCAACACGCCTTACACCTATGGCGGCAACTCGCCTGAAGGCGGTTTTGACTGCAGCGGTCTGATTCAGTGGGCCGTGGGCGGCATCACGGAAACCCGTCTGCCCCGCACCACATCGCAATGGGCGCAGGCCAGCAACCCGGTCGGCGGACGTGATCTGATGCGCGGCGACTTCGTGTTCTTCAACACTCTGGGCGGGCGCTATTCCCATATGGGAATTTTTGTGGGCAACGGACAGTTCGTGCATGCGCCGTCCAGCGGCGGAACGGTGCAGCGGGTACGCATGGACAATGTGT